The window atgtGATAAATTAACGGTTTCTTAGTTTTTCAGTTTtgaagacaaagaaaaaaaaaaaacataccttTTGACACTTACCTTCTTTGGAGCAGGTATCATCTGGAGTTGATGCATTGTCCTCGGGTTTGTTACACTTCTGATATTGTAACACACTGTACCACAGGcagagccaaaaaaaaaaaaaaaaatcatctttcCTTTTCTTATtctatctctttctctcacacacattatCCTGAGCAGACCAGGTAATTTAGTTTGCACTAAATGCTCACTTGGTTTCAGCCTGCTAAACCATTTAATCTGgtttatacttatatatttgAGCATTTTTGTCCAAATATTTCAGAAAGCCTTTGCTAAGCAATCAACACAAATATATAACAGTAAACCCAATTGATCAGACTGTATATCTAATCCTCATagcctcattttcattcatgttaaATATGACATATTTCCTGATTAAAGTCGATCTGATTGGACAAAGGTAAAGAAAGGTTGGCAGTTAAACATAGTCCCAAGATCAGTCAAAAAACAGACACACAGAGCACAGGCTGGCagtttaaatgaatgataaatgtatttttttaaacttaaatcACTGAGCATCATATACAGAGGCATAGAATAACTGTAAATCAGAACCGAAAGATACAGAGAAGATTTATgtacaaatacaaaattaatctGTCAGTCTTTCTTCCatagaaggaaggaaggaaggaaggaaggaaggaaggaaggaaggaaagtaTGCTGgtgaaaagaaaagagaaagatgGCAGGATGGAGAAGTATTGGGTAAGCTACTGACACACACTTCGGtttctttataaatatttttgtcatcCACTCCTGGATTATGAGAACTGTGGGGAGCGGCAGGTACTGTAGTTTTCTCCTGGGGTCAGTTGCTGAAAGGAACATGgaggtatgtgtgtgtgtgtgtgtgtgtgtgtgtgtttcagcgtGCGGCTCATAACAGTAGGCAGCCATTTCTCTTCTTGCGCTTGCGCACCTGCAGCGCCGCCCTGGTGGCCATCTCAAACACCTCACGCACTCCGTCTTTAGTTTTGGCTGAACACTCCAAATATCCAAATGCACTGATCCTGTTAGCCATGTCACGGCCCTCCTCTGGTTTTACAGGTTcctaaaacacacatacacattgaGAGGCAGCATTCCATTAGAGAAAATAAACTCTTTTCACCCTCTAGTTTCATTtgtgataataagaaatgtttcttgagcaccaaatcagcatattagaatgatttctgaaggatcatgcgacactgaaaactggagtgatgatgctgaaaatgcagctttgccatcataggaataaatgacattttaaaatacatcaaaatatagttattttaaactgcaataatatttcacaatgctacttttttttttttgatcaaataaatgcaaccttggtgagcataagagacttgccacagttttttgaaagaagtctcttatgctcaccaaggctgcatttatttttattttatttaaccctAAACTTCTGAATGTTAGTTTATCACTGGAAAATTCCATCATAATGTAAATTTTCTTCTGAAAGTCATTAACATTTCCACCACATCTCAAATGGTTTAATATCATAGCAGttaatatcaatattttgaacatttttggCTGACTCCTTTGTCCTACAAAAGCTCATTTCATGACTAGCAATTTATGTATCCTAAATAtacacaaataatattttcacactttATATAATTTGACAACATTACAGCTTGACtggaaatatttgaaaaaatatttgcCTCAAATGACATTTAGCTTCTTTCTGCTTTTTTTCTTCCCCAACACATCACATGTCTCACTTGCTCTTCACCAACAATACAGTGAATTTTCAAGCAGGTTGTGTGGAAACTATCCCTCACATCAGTGCATAAACTTCCGGGTAGACAGCTTTAACCAACCTCTCCAGCATGTATAGGCACTTCCTTTTCTCATTACACCATTGTTAAATGTATATGCAGAGTttctgtcatcttttttacTTACCCTAATGTCATTCAGAACTGTTTTCATGAAAGGTAAACCTCCATTTCAGCTGCCCTCTTATATTTGCATTCtgtgttatttatatttagGCACTGACTCACATGGAGACAGACTCAAGTCATGTAGCTAGattcatattaaaatgtaacttttatgTGCTTGAGGTAGGTTACAACTTAAGTATTGTGACGCAACTTATTGTAACTAAGGTTACAATAAACAATGAACTACAATAAACATTTCATACTGTAGTACTGTAGTATGCTGAATGTCACATGACTTACAATCTGCCACATTCTTGCAGAGATAAAATCAGGGTTTGAGCTCAATGAGCATTCCTAGACACTAACAACAATGTTTGTTAGCTACCTTACATAGTGTTCGAACATCTACACCCACAACAGTTCCTTTCAACACAAAGAATTGTGGGTAGAAGTAGCCTAACAATTTGGGAAAATATGATGGATCACATCAAATTTTGTATTCTAAAATCTTTCTCATTAGcaaatttaaacttaaaaatgctacatgtgtaaaaataaaagtattatgaTGACTAGCATGGAAGTTTCACTACTGTTTCTGCTTTACTCTTACAAACACCCTTCAGTATGATGTAATCCCTAAGGGCAGCTTTATCCCCACAGGAAACAGCTGCATTTCCATTTTCCTTTGTGGTTGTCAGAAACAGGAAGTGTCCTGTTTGTTAAGGCAAAGGCCAACAAAAGGCCTCTGCTGTGTCTTACAAACCTCTACTTCAAGTTACTATGGCAACACCTGTttaacacatgcacacacacacacacacacacacacacacacacgcacgcgcaCGCGCACGCGCACGCCATACCTGTTTCATCTTGATCAGCTCCCTGCGCGTGTGTTCATCATTTCGCAGGTCCTTTTTATTGCCCACAAGGATGATGGGAACATTGGGACAAAAATGTTTTACCTCTGGCGTCCATTTCTCTGGAATATTCTCTGCAAGGGGCCAGAACAGAAGTTATGAAACCTGATGTCAatgttaagatattttttagaaataattaaaaacagtaaattataaatattaataattacagtaaaataGTGTGTATTTtgagtatgtaataattttaaaatgttaataataatctaacattttacattaatcTAATATGTACAAGATGAATTacttatatttatgtaaattgtATTTGCTGTGAAGCAGGAATTAAAAAACGAAAAGAAGttatttacactaccgttcaaaagtttgggttctttaagattttaaaaggctgcatttatttgattacaaATACAGTAAATCAGTTTAAAATGaccgttttctattttaatacattttaaaatgtaatttatccctgtgatgaaaaagctgaattttcagcatcattactccagtcttcagtgtcacatgatccttcagaaatcattctaatatgctgatttggtgcacaagaattattttttcatcatcatcatcatcaatgttaaaaacagttgtgctgcttaatattttttgtagaaattctgatgtattaatttttttatcaggattctttgattaaaaaaaagaaaaagaaaaaatctgtGTTGTGTGTATAGTTAAGTACCTAAACTATCTGGGCTGTCTATAGAGAAGCACATCAGAATAACATCTGTGTCTGGGTATGACAATGGCCTCAACCGATCATAGTCTTCCTGACCAGCTGTGTCCCATAGAGCCAACTccacctgagagagagagagagagagagagagagagatacttTAGTATTTTTTGTCAGCTGATGCTATGTCACTGGACTTTGAGTGGCATTATTGTCAGTggtcataaatataaaaaccatTTATAAACCTGAAGCTATTTAAAGAGATAGCTGCAGTCCACACTGGACTAGAGGCCTTCAATGGGAATACAAAACATTCAAGGGTTAAAAGACTTAAGATATGGAGAAGAAATGTGTGTACAGGAGCATATAGGAAATAGAATGGATTGACAAACTGCAAAAtactttttctattttttgaaaaatgtaatctTATCTTTTCCATTCTTAACTTTTAGATTGATTTCAATATTGTTGTCCTCTATTTCAAAGAAGCTTACAAGACCAAACCTGAACAAGAATCTGAAACAAACCATTTCCTGTTGTAGTAAGTTCAGATCAGTAGAGAACTCCCTCTTGCTGAACTTCTCTCACATTATAGCCGTGTTTCCAaccccaggaactagggactttggggtggt of the Megalobrama amblycephala isolate DHTTF-2021 linkage group LG12, ASM1881202v1, whole genome shotgun sequence genome contains:
- the rhocb gene encoding rho-related GTP-binding protein RhoA-D, whose protein sequence is MAAIRKKLVIVGDGACGKTCLLIVFSKDQFPEVYVPTVFENYIADIEVDGKQVELALWDTAGQEDYDRLRPLSYPDTDVILMCFSIDSPDSLENIPEKWTPEVKHFCPNVPIILVGNKKDLRNDEHTRRELIKMKQEPVKPEEGRDMANRISAFGYLECSAKTKDGVREVFEMATRAALQVRKRKKRNGCLLL